The genomic DNA TAAATTTCTTATGGCTGAAAACAGGTTGTGTAGTGGGGGAGAAACACTTGATAATTTCATGTCCCGATAACGTGGAACTGATGTAGCGGTAGAAACGAATAATAGTTTTATTGGTGATTTTGTAAGTGGAATTTTGAGCGGACCTCAAGTATAAACAGGGATGGAGCCACATGAGACTCTTCTCGTCAGTAGATAATGATAAAATTAGCTGTTTCACTTCATGTGggaacaaaataaaatgttgtgattttttaaatcaaattttaaacatGTGATTCAACTATATACATTCGTCTCAAATATGGTATTACGAAATTGTATTTCGTCAACGAGACGCAAGGCACATGGAATTAGTAAGTTTGAACTTGCATATATGACATGAATTTAAATAAAACTGCACGCTGCTTTCCAATGATAATGATATGTTTCAATACGCATATTGATATGGAAGATGAAGCAAAAAGTTGAGGATAAGAAAAATGgataaattttagaaaagaaacaaaatctATAAGTGACTGAATGTGGGTTGAGAGTTTCAGagcaaaataaaaagttgacACGTGGGAGATTAGAATAAGGGgagaatctatatataattataaaagccGGAACGATGTGCCGAACAATGTCACGTAGGAAGTAAGTGGCTTATGATTGAGTGACTCTTGAAGTTCTCACCAATCATGATGCGAAAAATGGCATAGCATTATtgagtcacatcatcatcatgaAATTCTAAAAGTTCTTTGATTTGTTAAGATGAAAATTCATCTAATATagtcttaaaaataaaattttaaaaaaataattatttgtttatacGCGTTCGTAGCATATTCACATTAATAAAGCACAAATTTTCATACTTTACAAACTAcgaaaatcttttttttaagcaTAAAATATTTAGTTAGCTATTTTGTAGCATATCATCAACCTATTTGATAACCAACATAAGAACTTTAATTGAAatagaattaattaaaaaaaccaTAGCTAAATATCAACTTTCTTATAATGTAATCACGGATGAATCTTTGTTATTCGTGAAcattttatatcatttataAGCTTATGCCATAAGTGGTCAGCCATCTTTTCAATACTAATCCGCGCATACGCGCGGACCCTACATCTAGTATTATTAAATGGACAATATTATTCTTTAActccttattttattttaaattgtacCATAATTAAACTAAGAATGATGGATACTTTCAACTTTTCAAACCAcattctataaaaaaaaatgtgataattataaaatcaacTTTTGCTTAACTAATAgtataaaataagataaaatctATTGATTTTATAGGTAATTcatcgttttcttttctaattagTTATTGgctaataaaaagataatttattatttatttcactgAGAATAGTATGAGCTTCATGCATATATAGTTACCCGTCCCCGGAATCGGATAAAATAGTGCCGACACCAATAAGTAGTAAAGTAAAGAATAATTACATGTAAAATTACGAACTTTTGTTTTCTAGCACCTTGTCTTACGAATATTTTTACATGAAAAACTATAACTTATAGGATCAGAAATTAAAGGGATCAGTGCATTGACACTCTATTCTTGACATGAAATCAAAAGGCTCTGATGTTGATTATCATCAGTAGCATTTTCGTGTTTCCTTTCATTCCTGAAGACGTATGAAGCCTTGACGTGACTGGACGCTCTTTGAAGATTTCCTAGCCAAATGAAACAATATAATCAATGAACGGAAAATTATCAAAGTTTTTAAGACGGTATTAATTTTAGTAAAGAATAATATATGATCCAACTATTTCATGGTATAGAACTTTCACTTTCCAatacaaatatttttacttaCAATATACAAGTAGATGGTTGGCTGATAAATAAGCAAAGATCGACAGAAACGCCAATAGTCCCGCAATCTACAGTAAGAACAAAAACCAAAGATGAATTCATAAAAATCATGCTGGTGAGTTAGAAGACTTCATCAAAAAAATGCTAGGGGAATCGATAATTTAGCCTAATAAGTAACTCTATATATCGGGGCTTGCCGGGAATTGTAGTTTGGAGTCACTTCAACTGCGACGGTAATTATGCTTGGTACAAATGAAGGATTAACAGTAATTCTAAATAATACAGCCAGCAGAAACTAACCAGAGCTGAATCATAGCCCTTCTCGCTCCTCATAATGTAAAATCTCCTGAAGAGAAATTAGAGAACAAATAAATCATCAGAGGAATCATAAATTGGAATTTAGAAGTATGAGGTTTCTCGTGGGATGAGCTCGGGCTTTGCGAGGGGATGGCCATGGACTTTTGAAGAGAGGAGAATTTGAGAAAGGCCTATAAGAATATGATATTTGGGCGGTTCGGTTTGCGTAACGCGGCAATTTAGCGCAAGCCACAAAAGAAGAAGTGCAGTAACGGTAACTCTGATATTACGGTTTAGGATAAGCACAGCAAAGATAATTGTACAACAACACGGTCCATTAGCGATATTATCGCAACATTAAGAGCGCTACACTATAATGATTTATCAAAAAACatatagaaagaaagatgaaACCGGTCGTTCATTGCcagaaatttattaaaagcatacatatattttatagaCCCACCTGTAATTTAGCATTCCTGAGTTGATGCAGATCTGCTGTATAGCTTCGAGTCTGCTCTCTGTTTTACTTGCATTTGGGTCGTGTTTATCGACCTACGACATTATTTAGTAGTTTGGCATAATTTGCTCTTTTGCAGGATTTGAGCAAAAGTGACTGTAACAAATAGGTAAacggaagaaaaataaatagatttgCACATTCGATGAAGACGACTTTGAAGCACCTTAGACTTCATGCAGCTGCAAAACTCAAAGAAGGCACCATATACGTCGGACATCGTTCTTGTTCTCTCGATGATCTTCGCTATAagacctatatatatattgaagacATACTGGCAATGTCAAGATGAAATTCCTCACAAATCACAAATAGGGCAAAAAgttgaattgaagaagaagattagaGGAAATGCAAAACAAATTTACCACGTCTCAGTTTCACTCTGGATCTGAAGACGTTGATATTGTTGTAGCATAGCGCCAATGTTCCAATTGCCATAACCTGAACATCATACGAAAATGCAAAGATAAGCTTATGCAACTCAATCTTATTTGTCAGACTATCTGTTGATTCAGAAAAATCAACAAGGTAACGTAAAATACGAGAATGACAAGCAAGCATGAAATCAGATACAAAGGTTAGGCCTCGATATTCAAACTGGAACCTTAGTTGCATTGTCAGTGAAACACTCCCGAACAAATGCTACTGTGTACTTTGCAAACTGAGCATATTCTGAATAAATCAATTGATCAATCACAATGCACGATGTGCAAATGTCGTAAATGGACCTGCGGGGTTGCGCAGAATCGAAAGACAGCAGGATCTTTCAATGCCGACAAGTACTTCAAGCAATCTTCCACATAGACAAAACTGCTCGTGACCATGTGGTTTAGGCAGTGGACTGCCTCAATAGAGTTCTCTTCGTTTTTCAAATCCTGGAAAAATTTTAAGCAATAAAAGATCCATCCTTATTAGAAGAAACAAGTCTCAGTAAATAAACGAAATCTGTTAATTCGTATACTGTATTATCATGTTATCCTCGAAATTAAGAAAGAGATGTACGTACATACCTCCAATTTATTCACATACTTGCTCCAAATCTCACGAGGCCAGAACATACGCGGCCTAGGAATCTCCTCTATATCTTCGAGATAGTCACGGATGACATTTGCTTTCTGCAAAAGAGGGATGGCGGGAGCACTAGAGAGTATAACTGGCTAAAGCAAAAATGTAAGTCCGGTAATTAAGTACCTGAAGAAGGCAACCCATGGTATTGGAGAGATATTCTGGAGATAAGTCCTCTATACTGGAGGCATGAAAGATTTTCGAGAGTCCAACCCCAACAAGTCCAGCGACATAGTGGGCATACTCATTCAAGTCATCGATCGTCTCAACCTGTGAAAGATAACCGAAATGAGTCTGAAGATTTCTCCAACTTAATTATTGAGCAGAAAGCTTCTAACAAAATGATCGGATTTAATGGAAATTTGACCGAACCTCCTTGTCTATAAATTTTGCCATCCCTGCTCCCATTCTTCTGGTAATATCCTTGATCACATCTTGGTGGCTGCAAATGCTAAAAGATGTAATTACTACAGAACTCAAACCTCAACCTGAATGTCAAGCTTGCTCGGAAATATTGAGAGACAGAGCAATGTAATCTTCCAGTGACATTTCTCATGTGCAACCTTTTATCGAGCTCCAAGAAGGATTTCCGGACGAGATGGAATTGGTCCATGAGGACTCTGCAATCAGAAGAACCACCTGCAAACAGAACGACAGCGTGAGAACACAATGCAGGCAATTTTGTGAGCTCAAAATACATTGAtggacgatttttttttcccctttggAAATGGAAATGCTCACACACAAAGTGCCAATCATGGTCGTAGATGTATTCGTGGAAATCTTTGAGGATCGGTATTTTTACTTGCGAAGACAAGCTCATATCATCCTCTGTCAAAAAGGAGAAAGTTAAAAACATCAAAGAGCACACTGATTGTTCAATCTAAATAAAGCCAATAGAGTTGTCCTCGTAGTCAAAGGTAGTGACTCCTTTGGGGATGACCTAAGTTCGAGTCACTTTAAAATCATGCAAGAGAATACTGaagaaaatgtaaatattATAGCACTTCTAACTAAAGCTGTTTTCGGGATTTAAGACGACACGTAATAATGGTCGGGAGAAGAGGGTCGATGCTTCTATCATCATTTACTGGTAAGTGAACACTACGAATGACTGAACCAAAGATCCACATAGAAATGATATTGACTAAATGAATCGACAGTTTCAGATTGGAGAAACGAACCGACAGTATCGAGTGCACGAAGAACCAAGTAGAATATCAGTATCTGTTGCATACAACCaacaaaaacatatataaatcatCTGTTGTTCATCTTTTTGTAAAAAAGAAAGCAGGTGAAATCGATTACTCACAGCATCCCGCAGCGTCTCGTCCAGCTGAACAATAGTGATGGCAAAGCTGCGGGCGACCTTGCTCATGATAGTATAGCAAAATGCCCAATGTGGCTGAGGAAGGGTTCGCTTCTCTGCTCCAAGGACCAccattctcaattttatcaatGGGCAGATTTCCTCCGGGTGCTTCAGGATATCTACCAAACTGTCCATCAACATATCTCCGTGCACATGCCACCAGAATTGAATGACCAACCATCGTTAGATGACTAGATGTTTGATTATCCCCTGCATGCTAGAAGCGATCTCCAAGCAGTAAATTAAGTGGCTAAGTAGGCAGTACGTAAACATGTACAGAAAATTTTATCTGAAAATCAGTATTACGTGAACATTGATTATATATggtaaaaatatattgaattataaTCTTCTACACTATTTAATACGAAAAAACTCGTGTGTTTAGACTATTTTATGGGTCAAATTTCATGTTGATTTATAGAAGAGCCTTAGCAACGTAGTGTCTATATAGACTTTCCAAGAAAAGAATGGTATGCGAAGATCGAGTTGGAGCAAAGAGCTGGCAGGCTCTGGGAGCGAAACAAAGAGCATTACGCTTTCCAGAATGGGAGGATCACTGACGCCTTCGAGTCTCGTATTTGCAGAAGTTAGCTAGGGAGGAACACCTTCCGTCCCCGATTTCCGGTTTCATGCTTGTTATTTCTGCGAACATACAATTTTACTCTCACTTGTACTACGTTCTCACCCCTCTCTAAGCTTTCTCAAGGGTAAGGAATATATAAGTTTGGGGAAAGAAATGCTAAAGATGACACGGCTCTCGCCTCATGGACTTGGCATGAAATAACCTCCCCTCATCCTGCGGATGCCGGCAACCATTCGCTTACTCGGCACCGGCGTCCGTTGGGCTGGGCCGCCTAGGCTCATCATGATTGGGATGGGCACAGTTGTGGTGGGCTGGGCCGAGTAGGCCCATCATGTGCCTAATTccattttttctattataaaattatttaaaaaattgaattgaactaTCGATCTATGTCTACTGTAATTTATGATAGAATTGTCATACAAAAAAGAGAgggattttttgtttttattatatttatggtCTCAGCAATATAATGAAGTAGACATCTTTTGGAATCGAGGGTAATGTGTGTAccatttaaatttaattaatgtagAGTATGTAAATACTTAAGCATGAATCCATCCATGATTCAggccaaaataaaaaataaaaaaataaaaacatgcatgaaatttGTTTCTCTTGTAGGTGAGCATCTCATGCTTCTTCtcgttaaaatatatatgaagtcAACCAAATTCGGAgtgaaataaattaatcattgTAGTAAAGGAAAAACGAAAGCAAAACCTGCATAAAATTGAATCAGATGGTTACGgaccgtttggattcagagttaaagttactttgattttgattttaattttgattgtggaaaaaaacaaatgagatgtgattataaatttgacttgggaaacgtgtgtttttattgtgtagtgtgttgagttaaagttaaagttaaaatttttgaattgaaaaatgtgtatttttgttgtgtagtgtgttgaattaaagttaaagttaaagttaaaattgttggaaattatggctaatgggtgaatgaggaaattgctcacgagctaatgactcttgattttcttggcggttacaagaaatgaatggattgcattcatgaataatcaaatgtcattaacatgtatattgaatatatgtgaattattccccataaatggagaatatgaagagtcatataacggatggaacccatagtctataaaaggggcacacggcaaaaaggaaagagaacaAGAGAAAAAGTCTCCTGCCTTCCATTGCTTCCTATAGCCGattgaaaaacaagaagaaaattcgacctcaaaagtgttcacgcttctcttcgagttcgctgaagcgttgctgtttgtgctgctgcttcgcttgttgccgttttatcctgggaaacgattgtccacgtaacctcaagcacccaggaggggacaattctgtttcaagtggtttgtgtctaacacaggactcggctctctctcgtatctttcggtttcgcctttgtttcggtttgaatttccaagttcctatactaatgaaattaagttaatttgatagtattctatttgtccgaatagctatttgaattatcgttcaattttgtgacttattaagGCTAATTAAATTTACGTCTTACAATCTTGAAACAGAATTTGTTATTTGAACGATTCGAATGGCGTCGGGGAACGATGGAGATACGACCAACGGAAGCCAGACTactggctccggccctgctccTATCTTGCCTAACCATTTGGTTAGCCAAAACGTGGCTGCTCCCTCGATGGTCCCTGTGAACCATGTCGAGAAGCCCGAGAAGTTCAATGGGTTGAACTTCAAGAGGTGGCAGCAAAAGATGCTATTCTACCTCACAACTCTGAACCTTGCAAGATTTTTGACTGAAAATGCTCCAACCCTATCTGTGGGGGAGTCAGATGTGCAGGCTCTCAGTGCGGTTGACGCTTGGAAGCACTCCGACTATCTCTGCCGGAATTATATCATGAATAGTCTTCATGATTCCCTGTATAGTGTCTATCAGGGGTTTAAGACGGCAAAGGAACTATGGGAATCCTTGGACCGTAAATATAAATCAGAGGATGCCGGTGCGAAGAAATTTCTCGTCGGACGATTCCTCGATTTTAAAATGGTGGATTCAAGGACCGTAATGAGTCAAGTGCAGGAATTGCAAGTGCTCTTACATGAGATTCAGGCTGAGGGAATGGCTCTAAGTGAATCCTTCCAAGTGGCTGTTGTCATTGAGAAACTGCCTTCTGGTTGGAaggatttcaagaattatctGAAGCATAAGCGAAAGGAGATGACAATGGAAGATCTTGTTGTCAAGCTTCGAATTGAAGAAGACAATAAAAACTCCGGAAAGGATCTCATCCTCCCTGCTGCTAAGGTAAATGTCATGGAGCAAGGGCAAAGCTCtaagaacaaaaaaggcaagaagaagCTGGGTACGAATGGAGGAGTCTTCAAGCCCAAGTTTCAAGGGAAATGCTTCAACTGTGACAAGAAAGGTCACAGATCTGCTGACTGCAGGctcccaaaaaggaaaaaggatcaTGAAGCAAACGTGGTCAATGAAATGGCTCGAGATGTGGCAGACATCAACCTATCTGCTGTGGTTTCAGAGGTGAACCTCATTGGGTCCAACCCAAAGGAATGGTGGCTTGATACCGGTGCCACCAGACATGTGTGCTCAAATAGAGACCTGTTCTCTATGCTCGAACCGGTCACTGGGGAAAGGATCTATATGGGAAACTCTGCCCATTCTGCTGTTGAAGGTCAAGGAAAGGTAGTCTTAAAGATGACTTcaggaaaggagttgactctgAACAATGTATTGTACGTACCTGAGATTCGAAAGAATTTAGTCTCCGGGTCATTGCTGAACAAACATGGGTTCAGAATGGTTTTTGAGTCGGACAAAGTTATTCTGTCCAAGTCTGGAATGTACGTAGGAAAGGGATATGTATGTGACGGGCTTTTTAAGCTCAATGTAATGACcataatcaataagaattctGGTTCTTCTGCGTATTTGATTGAGTCTCCTGATTTGTGGCATGGAAGACTAGGtcatgttaattataatactttgcgtagattaattaacttgaatcaCATACCTACATTCCAAATTAATTCACGGcacaaatgtgaaatttgtgttgAGGCAAAATTGACAAGATCACCCTTTCAAACGATTGAAAGGAACACCGAGCCACTAGATCTAATTCATAGTGATGTATGCGATTTAAAGTTCGCAACAACAAGAGgtggtaataattattttattacctttatcgatgatagtacaaaatactgTTACGTATATTTGTTGAAAAGCAAAAATGAGGCCATAGAGAAATTTGttctctataaaaatgaagttgagaatcaactcaacaagaaaatcaagagattgaggAGTGACAGAAGAGGCGAATATGTAACGCCTTTCGGGGAATTCTGTGCACAATACGGAATTATACACGAAGTGACTGCACCCTATTCACCTCAATCGAATGGTGTTGCTGAACGCAAAAATCGCACATTGAAAGACATGATGAATGCGATGATATTAAGTTCAGGATTACCTCAAAATATGTGGGGTGAAGCAATATTGTCAAGCAATTACCTATTAAATAAGGTGCCtcgaaagaaaagggaaaagacacCTTATGAATTATTCAGAGGTAGGAGATCATCCTACGACCACTTGCGAGTGTGGGGGTGTTTGGCAAAAGTAGTCGTTCCGGcaccaaagaaagtaaagatcgGTCCTAAGACGGTGGACTGCATCTTTATTGGCTATGCACATAACAGTAGTGCTTATCGATTTCTTGTGCATGAATCTAAGATTCCCGATATACACAAGAACACGATAATGGAATCAAGGAATGCATCGTTCTTTGAAGATGTATTTCCATGTAAATTGAATGAGGTATCGAGTTCATCAAAACGAACCTCGTGCACTATGAATGATGGACTTCATGACGTAGATCATGAAAGGCAGGGTTCGGATGAAGAGATTGAACCTAGACGCAGCAAAAGagctagaattgaaaaatcattcgggaatgattttctgacatatttgttagaaaatGAACCACAAAGCTAtgctgaagcagtaaattcctCTGAGGGACCTCTTTGGAAGGAGgcaatcaaaagtgaaattgaTTCGATTCTGCGAAATCACACTTGGGAATTAGTGGATCTCCCCACTAGTTGTAAACCCTTAGGATCCAAATGGatctttaaaaggaaaatgaaagcagatggatccattgataagtacaaggccaggcttgtaattaagggatacaagcaaaaggaaggcttggactattttgatacttattctCCTGTGACAAGAATAAATTCCATTAGGATGATACTTGCAGTTGCGGCATTGCGTAATTTGGAAgttcatcaaatggatgtgaaaacagctttcctaaatggagatttagatgaagaaatcTATATGGAACAACCCGAGGGGTTCGTGGCtccaggaaaagaaaggaaagtctGTAAATTGGTCAAATCATTGTATGGGTTAAAACAAGCGCCAAAACAGTGGCACGAAAAATTCGATAATGCAATGATTTCCAAAGGATTTAAAATCAATGAGTGTGATAAATGTGTATACAttaaagaaacagaaaatggtTACGTCATTAGTAAATTCCTCTGAGGGACCTCTTTGGAAGGAGgcaatcaaaagtgaaattgaTTCGATTCTGCGAAATCACACTTGGGAATTAGTGGATCTCCCCACTAGTTGTAAACCCTTAGGATCCAAATGGatctttaaaaggaaaatgaaagcagatggatccattgataagtacaaggccaggcttgtaattaagggatacaagcaaaaggaaggcttggactattttgatacttattctCCTGTGACAAGAATAAATTCCATTAGGATGATACTTGCAGTTGCGGCATTGCGTAATTTGGAAgttcatcaaatggatgtgaaaacagctttcctaaatggagatttagatgaagaaatcTATATGGAACAACCCGAGGGGTTCGTGGCtccaggaaaagaaaggaaagtctGTAAATTGGTCAAATCATTGTATGGGTTAAAACAAGCGCCAAAACAGTGGCACGAAAAATTCGATAATGCAATGATTTCCAAAGGATTTAAAATCAATGAGTGTGATAAATGTGTATACAttaaagaaacagaaaatggtTACGTCATTTTATGTCTCTACGTGGATGACATACTCATTGTTGGTAGTGATGACAGAATGATCAAATCTACGAAGAATATGTTGAATTCAAGATTTGATATGAAAGATATGGGACTCGCTGATGTgattttaggaattaaaatcatgagaacatcagatggactaattttgagtcagtcacactacatagataaaattctggaaaaatttaccaaaaatgattctggaatttcaaagactccaatagacaataatcttcatctatcaaagaatagaaaagagaGTATTTCTCAGTTAGAATACTCGCGGGTCATTGGAAGTCTGATGTATCTGATGAGTTGTACTAGGCCTGATATTGCATACTCGGTTAGTAGACTCAGTAGATATACGAGTAATCCGAGTGGAGACCATTGGAAGGCAATTGTCAGGGTACTCAAATACCTTAGATACACTCGAGATTACGGGCTGCACTATACTAGATATCCAGCTGTCCTAGAGGGATACAGTGATGCGAATTGGATATCTGATATAACGGATTCAAAATCCACTAGTGGATATGTGTTCACACTAGCAGGTGCAGCAGTTTCATGGAAGTCCTCGAAACAAACTATTATCGCTAGGTCCACAATGGAATCTGAGTTTATTGCTCTGGATAAATgtggagaagaagctgaatggctacgccattttctagagggcATTCCTCAATGGGAAAAACCTGTGCCACCAATTTGTATCCACTGTGACAGTCAAACAGCAATTGGAAGGGCACAAAGTAATATGTATAATGGTAAGTCTAGACATATACGTCGTAGACACAACACCATTAGACAACTGATCTCAACTGGAATTATATCTATTGACTACGTGCGGTCAAAGGATAATATATCGGATCCGCTAACCAAAGGGTTAAGTAAAGAGCAGTTTGAGAAGTTGTCAAAGGGAATGGGTCTAAAGTCCATTAGAGGAAAGGTTTTATAGCGGACACCCAACCTAGCTGACTGGAGATCCCAAGATCTAGGTTCAATGGGACAACCAAGTTATAGAACCGAATCAAATCACTGTAGGGGAGAAAATCCCTGGACCATTCCTTGATGAAACAGTGATAAACGGATAAGGCTAGCAATCTAAATTGCTTTAATGATATGTGAAATCACCTATGTGAGAGAAAAGTGAGGCCGCTTTAGAGGAGAATTTTTATGGACTTAATTCTTCAGAAACTCTCGCAGAACCAGAACGGTGTTccatggcaaaaaaaaaaaaggacacaaCTATGAGAACCGAAGGAAGTTAGTTGAATCTTGTGTGAGGTGTGTAATATCTTTACACAAAACAGCAGAACAATTCAAGGACATCGTGTCTATTGGACTGCTAGTAAAGTACATGCATTTTCACAAGGGAAGGTTCAAGGGTGGTGACACCTACCTATCCTATACAGGTTCAACTGGTGAACACTATTTACGAGTCgaaacaaaacaatttccattcatgtgggggattgttggaaattatggctaatgggtgaatgaggaaattgctcacgagctaatgactcttgattttcttggcggttacaagaaatgaatggattgcattcatgaataatcaaatgtcattaacatgtatattgaatatatgtgaattattccccataaatggagaatatgaagagtcatataacggatggaacccatagtctataaaaggggcacacggcaaaaaggaaaga from Punica granatum isolate Tunisia-2019 chromosome 2, ASM765513v2, whole genome shotgun sequence includes the following:
- the LOC116197549 gene encoding squalene synthase 1-like, with the protein product MDSLVDILKHPEEICPLIKLRMVVLGAEKRTLPQPHWAFCYTIMSKVARSFAITIVQLDETLRDAILIFYLVLRALDTVEDDMSLSSQVKIPILKDFHEYIYDHDWHFVCGSSDCRVLMDQFHLVRKSFLELDKSHQDVIKDITRRMGAGMAKFIDKEVETIDDLNEYAHYVAGLVGVGLSKIFHASSIEDLSPEYLSNTMGCLLQKANVIRDYLEDIEEIPRPRMFWPREIWSKYVNKLEDLKNEENSIEAVHCLNHMVTSSFVYVEDCLKYLSALKDPAVFRFCATPQVMAIGTLALCYNNINVFRSRVKLRRGLIAKIIERTRTMSDVYGAFFEFCSCMKSKVDKHDPNASKTESRLEAIQQICINSGMLNYRRFYIMRSEKGYDSALIAGLLAFLSIFAYLSANHLLEIFKERPVTSRLHTSSGMKGNTKMLLMIINIRAF